One part of the Sphingobacterium sp. LZ7M1 genome encodes these proteins:
- a CDS encoding alpha-2-macroglobulin family protein has translation MKQLFILLFALSPILLFSQESKTTNMIEEKWKEVDRLISIGNYEQTAPLLNEIKTYAKKSKNGPMELRAIIAESQLLQVNTTQEDLFDKVDKHFQNNINQAEGVQRSLLYSFYAQYLGSNTDYYSESKNKFLEADEETKYKILDSLFNKSLENKDLLLKQPIEDWKSLFSSSKNFSLSPTLYHFNSNAYLAFLRGNRVKNAVKIKNISEDLLSINKKAGYADATSYLMVNNISPSYQKKDGYVDALKNVIAQNKSDYNAFIYTIIAETLHNNNDTKNAVEYLAKAKQEYPKSPWIKDVELMDQRFKSVEIQFYNKQINPSNVNSPVQLSFKNAEKLYLKVFNVTNTPTNYKKFEVKLDSITKKVGVNATEVYEEEIPIKSFDDYKRHSTIYKINALPFGNYVALISNNPEFKADGLFNTVSSSSFIVSDLFNYTELEKGKNTEYLFKGLLINRKTGLPYADKSLEIYDVNSGKAPKLVHKMKTNQNGEFSVDINKDSYYRYQSGAMLYLAEEKQIIDMAAPLNYSFSQIEKEEDRVRFNTKILTDRRIYRPGQKLYFKGIVYNNSSLSGKVIEGKKLDVILQDANGQKVDSLSLTSNAFGSVNGDLQIPANTLAGGFNILIMDKENQIGYHYLNVEEYKRPTFSVKFEPNKETYKRSDIAEFIGKVESYSGVPLVGASVNYKVRINSYGRNYTNFTLADSSIIADEQGKFTIRVPLEDTALNKLEDFNISVTAEVVNQTGEMQQASVFYTYSDKPWVINIQGPRIEEAGKWNKLFISTVNKNNQPLPLTGEIKIYKYPEPNIALPDQYDNIFKNVDYHIFSNAEYKKLFPTSFDESLIIKKPTELVKTYSFDTRDTSLVKIDSNLFPKGKYYVEVISIQGKDTIRSQADVSIFDPVTKKSSDHDFLTYSFDKPNYGLDEQVKLNFYTDVPNAKEIFLFPSNSFGKQETFTIPVKNGRATYEFKFDKEKFARGYQLDAILIVDNQIENKFISAPKRTDDQDLKIKISSFRDKITPGTKEKWSFSILQKDKVIPSEVLATMYDMSLDVFGANYFPTFFDRYSPSYYRRYNFTNLFYASSASSPFGFNEKIINAVGNELPIVNNYGLWDAYWLNRGINSLHNYYDDQVQYAAGSAPAANGMQRVLRGKVSAVNIEAVADVREVTEETVSLYDELKDPNLRAQVEELKNKGQGVDLSQVQARKNLQETAFFYPNLYTDKEGNISFEFDSPEALTKWKLMLFAHGKNLEVGSEQFYTQTQKQLMVRPNLPRYFRESDQIEIIAQVQNLSGKAQQGKAKIEIINPVDNADISERFVLGDITTDFSVEKDNNQTVSWKLKVPEGYPSVQVKIVAASAEHSDGEIVELPVLSNKVLVSQTEKIALKAGQKQDFSIPSAGKDNLQAKVQVQSNPILEIISAIDYLKNYPYECTEQSTSKWFGLKMVQYIDKHYPAISDYFRSIKVKDTKSRLEENAQLNELKLQEMPWLRDIQRDSKRLEALAELFNSNIETELKGIEQKLLRGQLDNGSFPWFEGGKSDTHISMRILEVVGKVFYLDHSLVNPQINGSMRRLATYLDQDSSITREKASANIALDYLYARHFWNSEVKVPEKNGKVLRAKIAKAPIITAKGPAGYAAKAWIVNQLFGESKESNEIRNRIQQEVILDPDKGMYWESNGKQYNDISLHSYMLEAYKLHDPSKLNPISQWIFFRKEANYWRNTWMTVDAIYSLLLANNPKDFNLDNAVTVLVDGQNAKMDSVVLGQVSKTFNKQDLDRNRSVQIENHNDRTVFGGVFHQYFLPVSEVKASTNDIKVSKQYMVERNGKWVESNQAKLGEKIKVIITVINDQDLEYVHLKDSRPAGVEPVFVPSGYSWRNNYYFTLKDASTNYFFNALQKGKRTFEYEVKANNLGEFNSGITNIESMYDPTVNARSDNKVITIVK, from the coding sequence ATGAAACAATTATTCATCCTATTATTCGCACTTTCACCCATCCTGCTATTCAGTCAAGAATCTAAAACGACAAACATGATAGAAGAAAAATGGAAAGAGGTAGACAGACTAATTTCCATTGGGAATTATGAACAGACAGCCCCTCTTCTGAATGAAATAAAAACTTACGCCAAAAAATCAAAAAATGGCCCAATGGAGCTTCGAGCGATTATTGCAGAGAGCCAATTGCTTCAAGTCAATACGACACAAGAAGATCTTTTCGATAAAGTAGACAAACACTTCCAAAACAACATCAACCAAGCAGAGGGGGTTCAAAGAAGTCTACTCTATAGTTTTTATGCCCAGTATTTAGGAAGCAATACCGATTACTACAGCGAAAGCAAGAATAAATTTTTAGAGGCAGATGAAGAAACCAAGTATAAAATCTTGGACTCCCTGTTCAATAAATCCTTGGAGAACAAAGACCTTCTCTTGAAACAACCTATTGAAGATTGGAAATCTCTCTTTTCCAGCAGCAAAAATTTTAGCCTCAGTCCTACGCTTTACCACTTCAATAGTAATGCATACCTCGCTTTCTTGCGAGGGAACAGGGTAAAAAATGCAGTAAAAATCAAAAATATATCAGAGGATTTGCTCAGCATCAATAAGAAAGCAGGATACGCTGATGCGACCTCCTATCTAATGGTGAACAATATTTCCCCTAGCTATCAAAAAAAAGATGGCTATGTTGATGCTTTAAAAAACGTAATCGCTCAAAACAAAAGCGATTATAACGCGTTCATCTATACCATCATTGCAGAAACATTGCACAACAATAATGATACAAAAAACGCAGTTGAATATCTAGCCAAAGCAAAACAAGAGTATCCAAAATCACCTTGGATCAAGGATGTTGAGCTCATGGATCAACGATTTAAAAGTGTGGAAATACAGTTTTATAATAAGCAGATTAATCCTTCCAATGTCAACAGTCCGGTCCAGCTCTCCTTTAAAAATGCGGAAAAGCTCTACTTGAAAGTTTTCAATGTGACCAATACCCCAACAAACTATAAGAAATTTGAAGTAAAATTAGATAGCATAACGAAAAAAGTAGGGGTAAATGCGACGGAGGTGTATGAAGAGGAAATTCCAATAAAATCATTTGATGATTATAAACGACATTCTACCATTTACAAGATAAATGCTCTTCCTTTTGGCAATTATGTAGCCCTTATTTCAAACAATCCTGAATTCAAAGCTGATGGTCTATTCAATACCGTGTCCTCATCAAGTTTTATTGTTTCGGATTTATTTAACTACACAGAACTGGAGAAAGGGAAGAATACAGAATATCTTTTCAAAGGTTTGCTGATCAATCGAAAGACGGGTTTGCCTTATGCTGATAAATCGTTGGAGATCTATGATGTAAATTCAGGAAAAGCACCAAAGCTGGTTCATAAAATGAAAACTAATCAGAATGGAGAGTTTTCAGTAGATATCAATAAGGATTCATATTATCGCTATCAATCTGGGGCGATGCTTTACCTTGCCGAGGAAAAGCAGATCATCGACATGGCTGCTCCTTTAAATTATAGCTTTTCGCAGATCGAGAAAGAAGAGGATAGGGTTAGGTTCAATACCAAGATCCTAACCGATAGAAGGATTTATAGACCCGGTCAAAAGCTTTACTTCAAAGGAATTGTTTATAACAACAGCTCATTAAGTGGAAAAGTAATAGAAGGTAAAAAACTAGATGTGATACTTCAGGATGCCAACGGTCAGAAGGTAGACTCCTTGTCATTGACCAGCAATGCATTTGGTTCTGTAAATGGAGACCTTCAAATCCCAGCCAATACCTTGGCGGGTGGGTTCAATATCCTGATTATGGATAAAGAAAACCAAATTGGCTATCACTACCTAAATGTGGAAGAGTATAAGCGTCCAACCTTTAGTGTTAAATTTGAACCCAATAAGGAAACCTATAAACGCTCAGATATAGCCGAATTCATAGGAAAAGTAGAATCCTATTCCGGTGTGCCACTTGTAGGTGCTTCGGTGAATTACAAAGTTCGAATAAACTCCTATGGTCGTAATTATACCAATTTCACATTAGCCGACAGTTCAATAATCGCTGATGAGCAAGGAAAATTTACCATCAGGGTTCCACTGGAAGATACCGCATTAAATAAATTGGAAGATTTCAACATCAGTGTAACTGCTGAGGTCGTGAATCAGACCGGAGAAATGCAGCAAGCATCTGTTTTTTACACCTATTCGGATAAGCCTTGGGTAATCAATATTCAAGGTCCAAGAATAGAAGAAGCAGGTAAATGGAATAAATTATTCATCAGTACCGTGAATAAAAACAACCAGCCCTTGCCCTTGACCGGTGAGATAAAAATCTATAAGTATCCTGAGCCTAATATTGCTTTACCGGATCAATATGACAATATATTTAAAAATGTGGATTACCATATTTTCAGTAATGCAGAGTACAAAAAACTTTTCCCAACCTCATTTGATGAGTCTTTAATCATCAAGAAACCAACAGAATTGGTAAAAACCTATTCCTTTGACACAAGGGATACGAGCCTTGTGAAAATAGATTCCAACCTGTTTCCAAAAGGAAAGTATTACGTTGAGGTCATTTCAATCCAAGGAAAAGATACCATAAGAAGTCAAGCAGATGTGAGCATTTTCGACCCTGTAACCAAAAAGAGCAGTGATCATGACTTTCTCACATACAGTTTTGATAAACCAAATTATGGTCTGGATGAACAGGTCAAATTAAATTTCTATACAGATGTCCCTAATGCAAAGGAGATTTTTCTTTTTCCAAGTAACTCCTTTGGTAAACAAGAGACCTTTACCATTCCTGTAAAGAATGGCCGAGCAACCTATGAATTCAAATTTGATAAGGAAAAGTTTGCACGAGGTTATCAATTAGACGCTATATTAATTGTAGACAACCAGATTGAAAATAAATTCATCAGCGCTCCTAAGCGAACTGATGATCAAGATTTAAAAATTAAAATCAGCAGCTTTAGAGACAAAATTACGCCGGGAACAAAAGAGAAATGGAGCTTTAGCATCTTGCAAAAGGACAAGGTCATTCCATCCGAGGTATTGGCTACCATGTATGACATGTCATTAGACGTTTTTGGAGCCAATTACTTCCCTACCTTTTTTGACAGGTATAGCCCATCCTATTACAGGCGATATAATTTTACCAATTTATTCTATGCTTCATCAGCCTCAAGTCCCTTTGGATTCAATGAAAAAATTATCAATGCAGTTGGCAATGAATTACCTATAGTAAACAATTATGGCCTGTGGGATGCCTATTGGTTAAATCGCGGCATCAATAGTCTGCATAATTATTATGATGATCAAGTTCAATATGCAGCTGGATCAGCCCCTGCAGCAAATGGTATGCAAAGAGTTCTTCGAGGCAAAGTATCTGCTGTCAATATTGAAGCAGTAGCCGATGTACGTGAAGTAACGGAAGAAACTGTATCCTTATATGATGAACTAAAAGACCCTAATCTTAGGGCACAAGTTGAAGAATTAAAGAATAAGGGCCAAGGAGTAGACCTCTCCCAGGTCCAAGCGCGCAAGAACCTTCAGGAAACGGCCTTCTTCTACCCGAACCTGTACACCGACAAGGAGGGCAACATCAGTTTCGAGTTCGACAGTCCCGAGGCCCTGACCAAGTGGAAGCTCATGCTCTTCGCCCATGGCAAGAACCTCGAGGTGGGCTCCGAACAGTTCTATACACAGACCCAGAAGCAGCTGATGGTACGTCCCAACCTGCCTAGGTACTTCCGCGAATCCGACCAGATCGAGATCATCGCCCAGGTACAGAACCTCAGCGGCAAGGCGCAGCAGGGCAAGGCCAAGATCGAGATCATCAACCCGGTCGACAATGCCGACATCAGCGAACGGTTCGTGCTGGGCGACATCACGACCGACTTCAGCGTAGAAAAGGACAACAACCAAACGGTGTCCTGGAAGCTCAAGGTACCTGAAGGGTACCCAAGCGTGCAGGTCAAGATCGTTGCGGCAAGCGCGGAACATTCCGATGGCGAGATCGTGGAGCTGCCGGTACTGTCCAACAAGGTGCTGGTTTCCCAGACCGAGAAGATCGCCCTAAAGGCTGGCCAAAAACAGGACTTCAGTATCCCTTCTGCCGGCAAGGACAACCTGCAGGCCAAGGTACAGGTACAGAGCAACCCGATCCTGGAGATCATATCAGCCATCGACTACCTCAAGAACTACCCATATGAATGTACCGAACAGTCAACCAGTAAATGGTTCGGTCTGAAGATGGTACAGTACATAGACAAGCATTACCCTGCCATCTCCGATTATTTCAGGTCCATCAAGGTAAAGGATACCAAGAGCAGACTGGAGGAGAATGCCCAGCTCAACGAGCTGAAGCTGCAGGAAATGCCTTGGCTACGCGACATACAGCGTGACAGCAAGCGCCTGGAGGCTTTGGCCGAACTGTTCAATTCCAATATCGAGACCGAACTCAAGGGCATCGAGCAGAAACTGCTCCGTGGACAATTGGACAATGGGTCCTTCCCTTGGTTCGAAGGCGGAAAGTCCGATACACATATCTCCATGAGGATACTGGAGGTCGTAGGCAAGGTGTTCTACCTGGACCACAGCCTAGTGAACCCGCAGATAAACGGCAGCATGAGACGCCTGGCTACCTACCTGGACCAGGACAGCAGCATAACCAGGGAAAAGGCATCCGCCAATATCGCACTGGACTATCTATATGCACGCCACTTCTGGAACTCGGAAGTCAAGGTACCTGAAAAGAACGGCAAGGTCCTTCGGGCCAAGATCGCCAAGGCTCCGATCATCACCGCCAAGGGTCCTGCCGGCTATGCCGCAAAGGCATGGATCGTCAACCAATTGTTCGGTGAGTCCAAGGAGTCAAACGAGATCCGCAACAGGATCCAACAGGAGGTCATCCTGGATCCCGACAAGGGCATGTACTGGGAGAGCAACGGCAAGCAGTACAACGATATCAGCCTGCATAGCTATATGCTGGAGGCATACAAGCTCCATGACCCGAGCAAGCTCAATCCGATCAGCCAATGGATCTTCTTCCGCAAGGAAGCCAACTATTGGCGAAACACCTGGATGACCGTGGATGCCATCTATAGCCTGTTGCTGGCCAACAATCCAAAGGACTTCAACCTGGACAATGCCGTAACCGTACTGGTCGACGGACAGAACGCCAAGATGGACTCGGTGGTACTGGGACAGGTCTCCAAGACTTTCAATAAGCAGGATCTTGACCGAAACAGGTCCGTACAGATCGAGAACCACAACGACCGCACGGTATTCGGTGGAGTTTTCCATCAGTACTTCCTGCCGGTATCCGAAGTGAAGGCATCGACCAACGACATCAAGGTCAGCAAACAGTACATGGTTGAGCGGAACGGTAAATGGGTGGAGAGCAATCAGGCAAAACTGGGCGAAAAGATCAAGGTGATCATCACCGTCATCAACGACCAGGACCTGGAATATGTACATCTGAAGGACAGCCGACCTGCAGGCGTGGAACCTGTATTCGTACCTTCGGGATACAGCTGGAGAAACAACTACTATTTCACCCTGAAGGACGCATCGACCAACTACTTCTTCAACGCCCTGCAAAAAGGGAAAAGGACTTTCGAGTACGAGGTCAAGGCCAATAACCTAGGTGAATTCAACTCCGGTATAACCAACATCGAAAGCATGTACGATCCGACCGTAAATGCAAGATCTGATAACAAGGTCATCACGATTGTCAAATAG